The Lysobacter luteus genome contains the following window.
GCAGATCAGCTACGAGCTGCCGATGGCCGAGGTGGTAATGGACTTCTTCGACCGGCTCAAGTCGGTCAGCCGCGGCTACGCCTCGCTCGACTACCAGTTCCTGCGCTTCCAGGAAGGGCCGTTCGTGCGGGTGGACACCTTGATCAACGGCGACAAGGTGGATGCGCTCAGCATGATCACCCACCGCGCGCACGCCGACCGGCGTGGCCGCGAGATCGCCGAGAAGATGCGCGAGCTGATCCCGCGGCAGATGTTCGACGTCGCCATCCAGGCCGCGATCGGCTCGCAGATCATCGCCCGCTCCACGGTCAAGGCGATGCGCAAGAACGTGTTGGCCAAGTGCTACGGTGGCGACATTTCGCGCAAGAAGAAGCTGCTCGAAAAGCAGAAGGCCGGCAAGAAGCGGATGAAGCAGGTCGGAAGCGTCGAGATCCCGCAGGAAGCCTTCCTCGCGGTCCTGCAGGTCGACAACAAGTAAAGGAAGCCGCATGCGCTGGTTTGAAATCGCCCTGGTGGTGCTCACCCTCGTCACCGGGGTGGTCTGGCTGCTCGACAGGCTGGTGCTGGCCAAGCGCCGCACCGCCAGCCAGGGGCTGCTCGATGATGACGGCGAACCGTGGTACGTCGACTATTCCAAGGCGTTCTTCCCCGTCCTGCTGGTAGTGCTGGTCCTGCGCAGCTTCATCGCCGAACCGTTCCGCATTCCGTCCAATTCGATGATGCCGACCCTGCTGACCGGCGACTTCATCCTGGTCAACAAGTTCGCCTACGGCCTGCGCATGCCGATCACCAACGACAAGTTCGTCGACATCGGCGCGCCCGCGCGCGGCGACGTCGTCGTCTTCCGTCCGCCGCACCATCCCGACCAGGACTGGATCAAGCGCGTGATCGGCCTGCCCGGCGACCGGGTCGCCTATTTTGACAACCAGGTTCACGTCAACGGCGTGCCGGTGGGGTACGAGTCGCTCGGGACCTACCAGGGGATCGACAGCGGCATCGAGATGACCGGTGCCGAAGAACTGGTCGAGCAGCTGCCCGGCCGCCCGCACCGCGTGCTCGAGCGCAGCTCGCTGCCGTTCCTCGACCCGGGGCAGGGCGAGTGGGTCGTCCCGGCCGGTCACTATTTCGTGATGGGTGACAACCGCGACAACAGCGAGGACAGCCGATACTGGGGCTTCCTGCCGGAGCAGAACCTGCGCGGCAAGGCGTTCCTGATCTGGATGCATCTCGACGGTGGGGTCGATTTCTCCCGGATCGGCGAGAGCATCCAGTAACACCCCGTTTGCGGCATCATCCGCAGCGGGAATCGAACTCAGGGGAAGACCGGATGAAGCGTACCCAAGGTGGCATGACCCTTATCGGGTTCATCATCGTGCTGGCGGTGGCCGGCGTGTTCATCTACACCGGGATGAAGGTCATCCCGATGTATTCGGAGTACTACGCGGTCAAGCAGGCGCTTGCGGGGCTGTCGGAGGAGCCGGAAATCACCCAGAAGTCCCCGGCCCAGATCCAGGACCTGTTCTTCCGCCGCCTGTACATCAGCTACGCCGAGAACGTGAAGCCCGCGAACGTGAAGATCGCCCGCAAGGACGCCGGCTACCTGATGACGGTGGACTACGAAGTGCGCAAGCCGCTGATCGCCAACCTGGACGTGGTCGGCAAGTTCAACACCGAGCAGGAGTTGCGCCGCGGCGCTAGGTGACCGGTGACGCTGCGGATCTCCCACCCCTTCGTCAGGCCCGAGCTGCTGGCGCAGGCGCTGACACACCGGAGCGCGGGGGCACCGCACAACGAGCGGCTGGAATTCCTCGGTGACGCACTGGTCAACCTGTTCGTCGCCGAGGCGCTGTACGCGCGCTGGCCCCGGGCCGACGAAGGAGCCCTGACCCGCGCGCGCGCCGAGCTGGTGCGCGAGTCGGCACTGGCGCCGATCGCCCGCCAGCTTGACCTCGGGGCGTTGCTGACGCTCGGTCCCGGGGAAATGAAGTCCGGTGGCCATCGGCGTGACTCGATCCTGGCCGACGCGCTCGAAGCGGTGGTGGCCGCGGTCTACCTCGACGCGGGTTTCGAGGCCTGCCGGACCGTTGTGATGCCGTGGTTCGAGGCGGCGATGGACGCCCTGCCGCCGCCGCACAAGGTCGGCAAGGACGCCAAGACCCGCCTGCAGGAATGGCTGCAGGGTCGCCAGAAGCCGCTGCCGGTGTACCAGCTGGTGGCCGAGTCGGGCGAGGACCACGCCAAGACCTTCCGGGTCAGCTGCACCCTGGTCCAGCCGGCACTGGTGACCGAAGGCGAGGGTGGTTCCCGCCGGGGCGCCGAACAGGCCGCCGCCGAAGCTGCGCTGTCCGCACTCGAAGCGGCCTGACCGGGCATTACAATCCCCCGATGGATACCCCCCACCGCAGCGGCCACGTCGCCGTCATCGGCCGGCCCAACGTCGGCAAGTCCACCCTGACCAACGCGCTGGTCGGCGCCAAGGTCAGCATCGTCTCGCCACGGCCGCAGACCACCCGCCATCGCCTGCTGGGCATCGCGACCTTCGAGCAGGGCCAGATCCTGCTGGTCGACACCCCCGGGCTGCATCGCGACCAGGGCAAGTCGACCGCGACCGCCATGCATCGCTGGATGAACCGTGCCGCCCGTGGCGCGCTGGAGGGCGTCGACGTGGCCTTGCTGGTCGTGCGCGCCGGCCAGTGGGACGAGGCCGACGCCTTTGCCTACCAGGCCCTGCACCAGGCCAAGGTGCCGGTG
Protein-coding sequences here:
- the lepB gene encoding signal peptidase I; this encodes MRWFEIALVVLTLVTGVVWLLDRLVLAKRRTASQGLLDDDGEPWYVDYSKAFFPVLLVVLVLRSFIAEPFRIPSNSMMPTLLTGDFILVNKFAYGLRMPITNDKFVDIGAPARGDVVVFRPPHHPDQDWIKRVIGLPGDRVAYFDNQVHVNGVPVGYESLGTYQGIDSGIEMTGAEELVEQLPGRPHRVLERSSLPFLDPGQGEWVVPAGHYFVMGDNRDNSEDSRYWGFLPEQNLRGKAFLIWMHLDGGVDFSRIGESIQ
- a CDS encoding DUF4845 domain-containing protein, with the translated sequence MKRTQGGMTLIGFIIVLAVAGVFIYTGMKVIPMYSEYYAVKQALAGLSEEPEITQKSPAQIQDLFFRRLYISYAENVKPANVKIARKDAGYLMTVDYEVRKPLIANLDVVGKFNTEQELRRGAR
- the rnc gene encoding ribonuclease III — encoded protein: MTLRISHPFVRPELLAQALTHRSAGAPHNERLEFLGDALVNLFVAEALYARWPRADEGALTRARAELVRESALAPIARQLDLGALLTLGPGEMKSGGHRRDSILADALEAVVAAVYLDAGFEACRTVVMPWFEAAMDALPPPHKVGKDAKTRLQEWLQGRQKPLPVYQLVAESGEDHAKTFRVSCTLVQPALVTEGEGGSRRGAEQAAAEAALSALEAA